The Desulfitibacter sp. BRH_c19 nucleotide sequence AAGAACCGCGATCGTTCCAAGATTTGTGGAATTGGTGAGGGTTTAGATATTAAGGTAAATGCTCTTATAGGAACCTCAAGTGATAGAGCTCAGGTTGAAATGGAAGCAAGAAAGTTGAAAGTTGCTGAAGAAGCAGGATGCAACTCCTTCATGGATTTAAGTACTGGAGGAGATATAGATGGTATGAGAAGGCAGACCCTATCTTTGACAAATGTAGCTGTGGGAAGTGTACCTCTCTACCAAGCTGGAGTTGAAGCTATTCATAAATATGGTAGCGTAGTGGACATGAGACCTGATGATTTATTTCAAACAATTGAAAAACAAGCAGCTGATGGTCTAGATTTTATGGCTATTCATAGTGCCTTAAGTTTAGATGTCCTTAGAACCCTTCAAAAAACTGGCAGGGTTACTGAAGTTGTCAGCCGTGGTGGCTCCTTTTTAACAGGTTGGATGTTTCATAATCAAAAAGAAAATCCTCTTTTGGAACAATTCAATCGCTTACTGGCTATTATGAAAAAATATGATGTAGTCCTTAGCGTTGGGGATGCAGTCAGACCAGGTTGTACTGCTGACTCTCTTGATCAAGTACAGCTCAAGGGGCTAATGTTAGCTGGCGATCTGGTAAAAAGAGCATTAGAGGCTGGAGTACAGGTTATGGTAGAGGGTCCAGGTCATGTTCCCTTAAATCATATTGAATCCACTATCCTTCTCCAAAAGAGACTCTGCTATAATGTTCCCTATTATGTTCTAGGATTTTTAGCTACTGACATAGCACCTGGTTATGACCATATTACTGGTGCAATTGGAGGAGCTTATGCAGCAATGTGCGGTGCTGATTTCTTATGTTACTTAACTCCTGCTGAACATTTGGGACTACCAAATGAAGAGGATGTTAGGGCAGGTGTAATGGCAACTAGAATAGCAGCTCATGCAGCAGATATTACAAGGGGAAGAAAAAAAGCATCTGATAGAGACTTACAAATGGCAAAAGCCAGGGTTTCCCTTGATACGGATAAGCAAATAGAACTTGCTATAGATTCTAATAGCTTATTAGAAGCAAAAGCCATGGATACGGATAATGCTGGTTGTGATTGTGCTGTATGTGGTCCGGATTGTTCGGCTACCATTGCTGCCAAATACTTTGGCATGGCTTAGCAGGTAAAACCTATGGAATTCCTGCTGGCTCTTCAATTTTTAACACGACTACCTATAACAATTAATAAACCTGTAGATGGCAAAAATCTTGGACGCTCCATGGCATTATTCCCCATTGTAGGATTGATGGTGGGAGGTGCTACTGCAGCATTGCATTATATATTATCTCTTGTATTCCCATTACCTGTTAGTGATTTAATCTCCATAATATTTCTTACTATTATTACAGGAAATATGCATCTTGATGGATTAATGGATACTGCAGATGGTTTCTTTAGTGGCAAACCCCTGGAAGCTGTCCTGGAAATTATGAAGGATAGTCGTGTAGGTTCACATGGAGCAGCTGCCGGCTGTCTGGCACTTTTGTCTAAGTTTATAATTTTAGGGCAAATACCTCCAGAGTTTAAGGTGTCAGCACTAGTACTGTTTCCAATTTTGGGACGCTGGGCGCAGGTATATGCTGCCTCCATCTATCCCTATGTAAGGACTGGACCAGGAAAGAGTTCTTTTACAAGCCATGTTGGGCTCCGGGAAATACTTATAGCTTCAGCATTTTCCATGGTTACAATTATTATTGTGCTGGGCTTTAAAGGCTGGTTTCTGGCAGCTACCACCCTGATTAGTACAGCTTTACTTGGTTTATATATCTCTAAAAAGATAGGTGGAATTACTGGAGATACACTAGGAGCTCTTAGTGAATTGATTGAGGTACTGGGCTTACTTGCGTTATGCTTTTTGTTTGTTAACTACTTTTAACATTAAATTGATTTTCAGAATGCAGGAGTCAGGAGCCAGAATAGAATCAGAGACTTCTGACAAATTAGGTGTGGGAGGAGATTTTATGTTAAGAGGATTCTTTAATGATAAACCCAGAGAAGAATGTGGTATATTTGGCGTCTATGCCCCCGGTATAAATGTGGCTCAACTAACATATTATGGCCTCTATGCATTACAGCACCGTGGACAGGAAAGTGCCGGCATTGCCATTTCTGACAGTAAAAATATTAATATTCATAAAGATCAAGGTTTAGTTGCTCAGGTTTTTAATGAAAATAACCTTAAAAAGCTAAAGGGTAGTATGGCTATTGGTCATGTTCGTTACTCAACTACAGGTGATAGTTCAATAGTAAATGCCCAGCCCATGGCATCTAAATTTTCTAATAATACTATTTGTCTAGCTCATAACGGAAATCTAACTAATGCTACTGAGCTGCGTAACCAGCTGTGTAAGAGTAAAACTCTCTTTCGTACAACTAGTGATACTGAGGTTATACTGCACCTAATTGAGCAAAATAGTAAACATTCATTAACAGAAGCTATTAAAAAATCTATGAATCAGATTAAAGGTGCTTACTCCCTGACAATTATGACAGAAAACCAGTTAATTGGAGTAAGAGATCCTAAAGGTATGCGCCCTCTATGTTTAGGGGCCTTGGGAAAAGGTTATGTGCTGGCTTCTGAATCCTGTGCTTTAGACGCAGTTGGAGCAATATTTATTAGAGATATAAATCCTGGGGAGATAATTACAATAGACAAATATGGTATTAAGTCCACTCAAGTCACACCTGCCAGGCACCGCAGTCTATGTATCTTTGAATACATTTATCTGGCTCGTCAGGACAGCATTATAGACGGGGAATCTGTAAATCAAGTACGTCGTAATTTTGGTAAAGCCCTGGCACAAGAATATTTAGTCAATGCTGATATGGTGATACCTGTACCTGATTCGGGAATCGCTGCTGCCCTGGGTTATGCAGAAGAGTCAGGTCTTCC carries:
- a CDS encoding phosphomethylpyrimidine synthase, whose amino-acid sequence is MTQMLNARAGKITEEMEKVAIHENVDVKFIRKGIAEGTIVIPKNKNRDRSKICGIGEGLDIKVNALIGTSSDRAQVEMEARKLKVAEEAGCNSFMDLSTGGDIDGMRRQTLSLTNVAVGSVPLYQAGVEAIHKYGSVVDMRPDDLFQTIEKQAADGLDFMAIHSALSLDVLRTLQKTGRVTEVVSRGGSFLTGWMFHNQKENPLLEQFNRLLAIMKKYDVVLSVGDAVRPGCTADSLDQVQLKGLMLAGDLVKRALEAGVQVMVEGPGHVPLNHIESTILLQKRLCYNVPYYVLGFLATDIAPGYDHITGAIGGAYAAMCGADFLCYLTPAEHLGLPNEEDVRAGVMATRIAAHAADITRGRKKASDRDLQMAKARVSLDTDKQIELAIDSNSLLEAKAMDTDNAGCDCAVCGPDCSATIAAKYFGMA
- a CDS encoding amidophosphoribosyltransferase (Catalyzes first step of the de novo purine nucleotide biosynthetic pathway); the protein is MLRGFFNDKPREECGIFGVYAPGINVAQLTYYGLYALQHRGQESAGIAISDSKNINIHKDQGLVAQVFNENNLKKLKGSMAIGHVRYSTTGDSSIVNAQPMASKFSNNTICLAHNGNLTNATELRNQLCKSKTLFRTTSDTEVILHLIEQNSKHSLTEAIKKSMNQIKGAYSLTIMTENQLIGVRDPKGMRPLCLGALGKGYVLASESCALDAVGAIFIRDINPGEIITIDKYGIKSTQVTPARHRSLCIFEYIYLARQDSIIDGESVNQVRRNFGKALAQEYLVNADMVIPVPDSGIAAALGYAEESGLPYKEGLIKNRYVGRTFIQPGQNLRELGVKLKFNPIKDILKGQRIVMVDDSLVRGTTCRHIVEMLRQIGVLEVHLLVASPPILCPCYYGIDIATPEQLVAARYSQMEIRKYIGVDSLYYLKLNGLFATMKDPKEEFCSACFSGAYHTKMAESI
- a CDS encoding cobalamin synthase, giving the protein MEFLLALQFLTRLPITINKPVDGKNLGRSMALFPIVGLMVGGATAALHYILSLVFPLPVSDLISIIFLTIITGNMHLDGLMDTADGFFSGKPLEAVLEIMKDSRVGSHGAAAGCLALLSKFIILGQIPPEFKVSALVLFPILGRWAQVYAASIYPYVRTGPGKSSFTSHVGLREILIASAFSMVTIIIVLGFKGWFLAATTLISTALLGLYISKKIGGITGDTLGALSELIEVLGLLALCFLFVNYF